The following proteins are co-located in the Elusimicrobiota bacterium genome:
- a CDS encoding NAD(P)-dependent oxidoreductase produces the protein MEKIIITGADGFIGKKLIEFLKGKCEVIIFDKTYGKDILQKNHFKGIEGNYVIHLAGLTKSASENEFFKVNVEGTLNVLEFCRKNKAKFIFPSSAAVYGNAKNKISENQPANPGTFYGVTKLMCENLCRFYNNKYQIPTIILRIFNAYGPGQKPGLLIPDIICQLDNDKIVLGNSFPKRDFVYVDDIAGAIVKSLNLDGFEIINIGTGEYYSVKEIAGMITDRDIEYSDKRVIEDCVYADISKAKKILNWVPEISLKEGIGRILESRTSS, from the coding sequence ATGGAAAAAATAATAATAACCGGAGCAGACGGGTTTATCGGGAAAAAATTAATAGAGTTTCTCAAAGGCAAGTGCGAGGTAATCATCTTTGATAAAACCTACGGAAAAGATATTTTACAAAAAAATCATTTTAAAGGGATTGAGGGAAATTATGTTATACACCTTGCCGGATTAACAAAAAGTGCAAGTGAAAATGAGTTTTTTAAAGTTAATGTGGAAGGCACATTGAATGTCCTTGAATTCTGCAGAAAAAACAAGGCAAAATTTATTTTTCCTTCCAGTGCAGCAGTATATGGAAATGCAAAAAATAAAATATCAGAAAACCAGCCTGCTAATCCGGGTACGTTTTACGGTGTTACTAAATTGATGTGTGAAAATTTATGCAGGTTTTATAATAATAAATACCAGATTCCGACTATAATTCTTAGGATATTTAATGCTTACGGACCCGGTCAAAAACCAGGATTATTAATACCTGACATTATATGCCAGTTGGATAATGATAAAATAGTGCTCGGGAATTCCTTTCCTAAAAGAGATTTTGTTTATGTTGATGATATTGCAGGAGCAATAGTAAAGAGTTTAAATTTAGATGGTTTTGAAATAATAAACATTGGTACCGGGGAATACTACAGTGTTAAAGAGATTGCCGGTATGATTACTGACAGGGATATTGAATATTCGGATAAAAGGGTGATAGAAGATTGTGTTTACGCGGATATTTCAAAGGCAAAAAAAATATTAAACTGGGTTCCTGAAATTTCTCTAAAAGAGGGTATCGGGAGAATTTTAGAATCCCGTACCTCCTCGTGA
- a CDS encoding O-antigen ligase family protein, whose protein sequence is MKYIFFGFFVAYNPIYIYYLMSHGALGGMTIRLAASSIFLLLIIFISFVVLTLKQNGKLKFKKSTLLSLMNVLFVFFIIALIVGFIKGNGLKYLLLDTFPILEMFIIYYTIRLSPIIEDNYDFEKIFKWFGKYLFLMSVTGIVSYIILSFVKVTSFGALRAYVAGVTVNRMMDFIIPMFLPIILLMYKYKKRNLWFIALTIACAIITMLTFYRTIYLAVLLGVLYLSSRNLGNIFRILKVLIIISIITLFVLMVLQKNNYLRFANKNILGLVKSRIISIYNPEKGIDTSASDRLNSNKEMLLNIFSNFPSIAGLGGYYINVDNQKTPYHFTSNYFLQVIALLGIPAGVFFIGIYLKTFFLSQKLAKNAQDLPSKMFFNGCTSILVVLFIILNIFPYVNYFPLLYLFSCICGIVDKYSIYLKQEKEKAFAYVKVIESKNI, encoded by the coding sequence ATGAAATATATCTTTTTTGGTTTTTTTGTTGCATATAATCCGATATACATATATTATCTTATGTCGCATGGAGCATTAGGTGGTATGACTATCAGGTTGGCGGCGAGCAGTATTTTTTTGCTTTTGATCATTTTCATATCTTTTGTGGTATTAACACTTAAACAAAACGGAAAACTTAAATTTAAGAAATCCACTCTTCTTAGTTTAATGAATGTTTTATTTGTTTTTTTTATTATTGCATTAATAGTCGGTTTTATTAAAGGCAATGGCTTGAAATATTTATTATTAGATACTTTTCCTATTCTTGAGATGTTTATTATATATTACACGATAAGATTATCTCCGATTATTGAAGATAACTATGATTTTGAGAAGATTTTCAAGTGGTTTGGCAAATATTTGTTTTTAATGTCCGTTACCGGTATTGTTAGCTATATTATATTAAGTTTTGTCAAAGTCACTTCTTTTGGTGCTTTGAGGGCTTATGTAGCCGGTGTTACTGTCAATCGTATGATGGATTTTATTATTCCGATGTTCCTACCGATTATATTACTTATGTATAAATATAAGAAAAGAAATTTGTGGTTTATTGCATTAACTATAGCTTGTGCAATCATTACAATGCTTACTTTTTATAGAACAATATATCTTGCTGTTTTATTGGGAGTTTTATACTTGTCATCACGTAATTTAGGAAATATATTCCGTATACTCAAAGTTCTTATAATAATTTCAATAATAACCTTGTTTGTACTAATGGTATTACAAAAAAACAATTATCTTAGATTTGCTAACAAAAACATTTTAGGTCTTGTTAAGAGCAGGATAATTTCCATATATAATCCGGAAAAGGGAATAGATACATCAGCATCTGACCGTTTGAATAGTAACAAGGAAATGCTTTTAAATATTTTTAGTAATTTTCCAAGTATTGCAGGTTTGGGAGGATATTATATAAATGTTGATAATCAAAAAACACCTTATCATTTTACCTCGAATTATTTCTTACAAGTTATTGCTTTGCTTGGGATACCGGCAGGTGTGTTTTTTATAGGGATTTACCTAAAAACTTTTTTCTTATCGCAGAAACTTGCTAAAAATGCCCAGGATTTACCATCAAAAATGTTTTTTAATGGATGTACTTCAATATTAGTTGTTTTATTTATTATTTTGAATATATTCCCATATGTTAACTATTTCCCTCTTTTGTACTTATTTAGCTGTATTTGTGGTATAGTGGATAAGTATAGCATATATTTAAAACAGGAAAAAGAAAAAGCTTTTGCTTATGTAAAAGTAATAGAATCTAAAAATATATGA